CTATgtattatgcttttgtttttaaagttagaaAACTAAAACCCAGAATGGTTAAGAAACCTCCCTAAAGTCACACAGTAAGTAAATAAAGGGCAGAACTGGGATTCGAGCCCAGGTCCCTCTGCTGCCCAAGTCCTGCATTCTTTCCACCACACCTTATTATCTGTTGCCTGCTACACAGTCTGGCATTGTCCTCACGTCAGTGTTCCTACTGTTGTTTTCACAGGCTCATCTGTGGAGTCAGCCGGCCAGATGAGGTGCTCGAGTGTATTGAAAGAGGAGTGGACTTATTTGAGAGTTTCTTCCCTTATCAAGTGACAGAGCGGGGATGTGCCCTGACTTTCAGCTTTGATTACCAGCCGAACCCTGAAGAGACGTGTAGGTTTTCTGAAGTTAGTCTCTGTGATAGCCTCAAGTATCttctatttcctcttcatttttggcTTGAGTCACAAGCCAGAGATATGTGCATACTGTAACATCAGCCTTTTATAAaactacatttttgtttcttatctaTACGCTCTGGCATGTTGGCACACAAAACCCGGTCGGTTCTTAGTGCTATCCCTGTAGCTCATCAATTATTTGGAAGTGATTTTATAGTGAGcagaaccaagaaaaacaaaacactttctaTTAACAATTTGAAAAAAGGAGTGGATAGTGATGAAAATCTAAGAACAGAAAACCTTTTAACTGCTTACTAAAAGTTAATTCAGTTTTTCACAAAAGAGTTCTTGTCTGCTTTTTGCCAAGGCCATGCTATCAAAATACGGAAGAGTCTTACCCCATCTGATCCTAGTGTCACTTTCTCTTTTTGGGGTTTTTCACAGAGATGTGAAAGCTGTTTTCCTCTGCTAATATTGCTTTGAAGTACCACCATCTTCTTTTATTGTTTAGTTAGAAGTCAAGAAAATCAGTTccagagtctgacatttaactgacagTAGGAAAAGAACTAGGATATGGGCTACGGGTGTCGGGCTGGGGTCCCAGTTTCTCGGGTGGCTGTTGCATGCCCGGTCTGCCCGCTGGCCTTCGCAAGGGGCTCTCCCTTCCCGCTTCCTGCTGTCCTTTGAGCTCCTCCGTCACCACCAGCCTTACATTGAACTCAGGCCAGAGACTTCTTAAAGGTTCACTTTATTCCCCAGAAGTTATTAAAATTTCATCCAGAAGATGTTATAGTTTTATAAAGCAAACTAACCATTAACCGAAATTGAATTATTCTGGAAACAAATTGGTTTGTTCAAATTCTTATATATAGAAGGTCAGTTTTACTGTCTTTTAAACTGACCAGAATATAATGTATGCTGATGAAAAAGCATACCACAAACTctataaatgttcatttacaaGCTTAATTATTTCCATAAAGACATGGATAACTGTTATTCTGTACCATGAATATGTAAAACTGTACAAAGAACCCGATACTGAATTCTCAGGAACACACAAGTTCCTTTTTGGCTAGAGAAAGGTGTTTCTTCATGATTAGGAAAACTGAAACAGTTTGAACATTTTCCATTAAAGTATTATTAATAatcatatttgtgtatgtgtgtgtatagtaagTTAAAGTCTTTTGCCAATTACAAAGTGACAATTGCAAAGGAGTAAGTTGCCTGTATAGGAACTAATATAGTTCCCCCTAGTGACAAGAATTTTGCAAAAAGCCAGGGTGTTGTTGCAGTTTTCCACATCAGCATACAAATTCATGGCAGCAAAATTATAACAGCCTCAATGCTGAGgtcacttctctctttcctttgatcTAGACAAAATTATCTTCTTAGTGCTATCTGTTTATTCTCCTTGGGCCAACCCTGAACTTGTTACTACTCCTTCCCAGTAATACTTCTCTGCTTGCCCCTGTTCAAGACAGCTGGCTCTTTGCATAGTAACTGGTGTTTCTCTTATAAATCCAGGAACATTCTTTTCTAAAGAGTTCAGGGGAACAACTCAAGTCCCCATTTAGTTCTGGATAATCTGAGTTCCTTCCAGGGACTCCATAcagaatacataaattaaaactatattctACTTTTAATCTATTTGGAACATAGGCAGTTACAAAGCACAATTTGCATGTACATTTTGATGAGACATaactcccaacacacacacatagatttCCACCCgcttccaggggctcctgggtggctcagtcggttgagtttccgactttggctcaagtcatgatctcacagctggtgagttcgacccccgtgtcgggctctgtgctgacagctgggagcttggagcctgcttcagattctgtgtctccctctctctctgcccctctcccacttgcattctgtctctgtctctcaaaaataagtaaacattaaaaaaaaaaaaagatttccacccccctccaaacacacacacacacacacacacacacacacacacacacacacgcgtgcacacacacacacacgtgcacacacacacacactccctgttTTCTTAAAATCATTCCTTGACAGTAAGATTATATATTACATACTTGTAACCATAGTTTGCTTAGACATTGTTGAATCTCCAAGTTTTGATAATCTAGAGAATGTCAGTGATCATCTTGGTCCATATTACTACTTTCCTTGTGtcatttccttaggataaattctcaTGAGTGGAATTACAGAGTCAAAGGGCATAAAATAGTAACTAGAATAAAAATCTCCCAATGGCCACTCTTTATCTGATTTTCATTCAAGACTTTTTGTTGATTTGTCCTTTAGTATCACAACAAAATGggacacaggaagaaataaaatacgcagatcaaacaaagaaaattaaaacaaccagTTGCAACCAAGAAATTACATCATTTGAAAttaatctgaaggaaaaaaagtaaggaatttttttaaggttggattttgatgtctgactttttaatttcagtctgttttaaaagtttatgtaacTGTTCCCTTTTCAGTTTATgacttcataaaatatttatagttggATATTATTTGGGCCTTCAAAAATTCAGTTccagaaaaactttttttctgcagATGAATTTGTGTACTTTGTCTTGTCAGAAAACCGAGGCTAGATAACTGTTGTTTTAGAAGAGCTGTCAGAAACATTAGGCCAAATACATTGTCTGGTGTCTTCTACTCTTTCCAATTACTTTAAATAATGACAGAGCAAGATAaagatttcaagataaaaaacaacaaagtgtTTAAATTCTAAGGAACTTAGGTCATCTTGGTTATATACAGATTATAAATCTTAATAAAAGATTTACCTCTATAAAGAATGAACTAAGAGATCTTGTAACTTTGTATTTGGCCTAAAGTGGTAATTATTAGTGAACCAGTGAGGGGGTTTTCTGTGAGTTTGGTACTCTCACTTCTGTGCTGGAGTGTTTTTGGTCTTATGTAAAGGAGCACTCTAGGGATTCAGACTTACTTATGTCTATCTAGTAATAGTACAGACttgaaaatttatgaaagaatatgaaaatccTAGGTCTAATCTATATTCTACAGGGGCTTCTTGATTGTAGGTCTGAAATGGTGATGTTTACCACATTTAACTTCTTGGAAAATGGCCAAGGagattcatttctgtttttaaaatgctagGGTAATATAAATGGGTTACTACTAAAATTCCCTTACATTATAGATTTAACTGGAAATTGTAGTTTTCTTATTGCCAGCACTAGACCTAAAGTTCAGATCCTAGCACTGCTCTTGactctgtgaccttggtcaagttgtTTAACTTAAGACCTGATAAAAAGTGACACATGTGGTGCTTAGTATGTGTCCAGCAGTGTCCAAATCCTTTGCtatatcaactcatttaattcttgcaatAAGTCTCtaaggtaggtactgttattacaCTTATTCCCATTACAGATGAAAAAGTAAAGACACAGagggaggttaaatgacttgcctgagTGAGTTGAGCAAGGCATCAAACCTAGGTGTGGTAGCTCTGAGGCCCTTCCTcttaactccccccccccccacccctccccgccggcCAAGATTAAGTGAGACAGTCTTTGtcaaagtgctttgtaaaccaCAGGAATCTATGCAAGTGAAAGGTCATATTGTGTCTTCGGGTCCTAGTTCTGGTGGCGAGTGGGAAAAAAGTATCATTCATCAGAACAGCGTTTGCTATCATTGTGTGCCTTTGCAGTGTGACCGACAAAGCTCGGCATGAGGGAGTGATCACATGACTCTCCTGATGCTCCTGTGTAAGCCTCAGTCCAGGAGGTTATATCTGTCAGAAGAAGACTCCTGAGTctcctgactcatgctctgtgttaACTTTTCACTTCGTTGTCATCTTAAGCAGGTGACCGGCACTACATTTGCCAGTGATGTTATTAACTATTGGTTATGTACCAGCAGAATAGATAGCAGATTTCTTATATTCCTCACTTACTGGAATATTGTTGTAACTTCCTTTCTCAGGTACCAGGAGGACTTTGATCCACTTGTGAGAGGGTGTTCCTGTTACTGCTGTAAGAATCATACTCGTGCGTACATCCACCATCTGCTGGTGACCAACGAGCTATTGGCTGGAGTCCTGCTTATGATGCACAACTTTGAACACTATTTTGGTTTTTTCCACTCCATCCGGGAAGCACTAAGAAGTGACAGACTGGCACAGTTGAAAGAGCTCATCCGCAGGCAAGCGTCTTGAGACCTGGCATACACAAATCAGACTCTTCACACTGAGACTGCCCCACTGTTGTcacacaggaagaagagaaggagaaacaatCTTAgctttaattatttgtatttgagaataAGGTCTATGCAAATAAGGAATGTTTGTATCAAACTCTGCCTCCATGAGAAAGGAGATTTCATATAAAGACTTAAGTGACCCCAACTGATCAGAAAGAATTAAACCATGACCTTTAATATTTCaatgctaactttttttttttttttttttttgagagagagagcgcatgtttgcgcatgtgggggcaggggcagagggagagagagagaatcttaagcaggctccatgctcagtgcagagcctgatacggggctcgatctcacaactatgagatcatgacctgagccaaaatcaagagtcagacacttaactgactgagccatccaggcgcccctcagtgctAACTCTTTTAGTCAATGGAGATTCGTTTAGTCAAAGACGAAAGCTTTAGATGAGAAGGGACAGCCTTGAAGTGGGGTTGATGAGATTGTGTGGGTTTGTTGAATTGGATTAGAGCTGGAAAGGAGATGATTGGTCATGAGCAGCATGACTTCTGTAGACATATGGCTGTTGACTGTAAAAGGCATCTAGCTGATTTAAGAGCTTCCTAGTTTTAATTATATTCTCAGGGCCCTCTTGGACACTTCTGCCTTCCAACCTGCCCCAGTACAGCAGTCAATCAGAAAAGTTCTTGGGACTTAACCAGGCTCACATCTTCATGGAATGTGGGGCTCACACATTTCTCCTATGATCAGTTGGCCCAGGATACACTCTTTCATTTGACCATGTTATCCGTATGTGACTTGTCTATGTCCATGCAGTGGCCTGTTATGAGCCGAAAAGTTTGCCCAGATGTTTTTGTCTGGTCATACAGATCCACTATGGTCTACCCTGGGCTCATTAATAGTCTAAGCACGTAACAAGTGTAGCCCCATCACTGTACATCACTCACTATGTGCCCACTTGGATGGAGCCCTGGCCTGGCAATTACAAGATTGGGTTTCACTTCTACTCAGCTGTGACACctgagcaaatcacttaacctccccTTGCCTATTTCCTCCTGAACAAACAGGGGCAGGTATGGTGGATAGCACCACATGACCTTCTAAAATTCCATCCAGCTCTAATGATTGGGGAACAAAAAGTTTTAGATTGGAGGCAGCCTTCTTGTGTCCTGGTTTATTGATCACTGTTGGCCTGGTGAAAAATGCAGTGGGCAAAATGCTAGAATCGGGCAATAGTAGAGAAGTTTGCAAGCCTAGAAAGAGGTTAGCCTGTGAATTCTGAAGTGCTTGGTGAATTGGCATCAGATCCTGAGGCTGTGAAATCTTCTTGGGGCATCTCTGATTCTATGAGTTTTCTGCTGTCACCAAAAGAGTGACATTCATGTTGATGGTGCGAcaggtaattttcattttctttaggcttttctatatttgtcatgttttctgtaagaatatatatacacttgTGTACACACACAGTTTTTGTAAAAACAACAGAACCAAAAAGATGCCTTTGTTTTTATAGGAGcatgaaatatatttgttttacattattagaatatattttgctGTTTGTTCATTTCAGTGGGCATTATTGAACATTGTGTTTAATTATTATGTGGTTACTATATGTTTATGTGTTGGGTatctatatgtttttcttttattaatggttTAGGAAGGTTCGTAGCATTCCTATAATCTCTCTGCCATGAATGGCAAGGGTACTTATGAAAGAGTTTCTGCTCTCAAAGAGCTGATTGCTTTGAAATAGATTAGACTTATTCATATGTTTGTATTCCTGTTCAATGTCAAATCCTTCGTAGGaggaatattaataaatatcCCAGAATCCATATAAAATTTATGAGTTTTATTTATGTTCAAAACACTGAATATTCTCCCCAGCATTGTTCATTTTTCTGGGTCTTTTTCTTATtagcacatttgaaaaaaatgtttctttcctttaatgtAAGTCTATTAAAGTCAATAGCCAATAaacacttttaattaaaaaaatatactgtcttcttttctgtaaATAGTAGTGAGTCTattgaacaaaatattaaatttccaTGATACTAGAAATTTTCTCCActggaaaaaagatttttttctacatttatttcatGTGTAGTCATTGTTTTAAGGGCACTTAACGCTGAATGCAGAATCCAAGGAGATTCAACAATGTACCTGTctctttaaattatataattaggGGCCTTAAGACCATGCtagcacattaataaaaataataataaccacgACCTAGGGAGCATTTTTAATGTACCAGGTACCTTTGTAAGTGCTTTCCATATATATCTTGTTGACCCTTAGAACGAGGCCGTGAAGCGCTGATATTATTATTCATCTGTTAAGAACGAAGTTTCAGGAAGGTTGAGTAGCCTGCCTGGGGGCCTACCAGGCATTTCTGGAAGGTTGAGTAGTTTGCCTGAGGACCTACCACTAGTCAGCTCCCAAGTTAAACTTCAGCAGCATCTGACTAAAACTCTGCGGTTAACCATTACACTAAATAGCTTCTTGTGACTTGCCCCTGGGTTGAGGGGGctaagggaagggaggagagaatagAAGGGCCGTGTGGCCTGATGTATGGGGTGCTTCTGGAGCTTCACTGCAGCCCAGCCCTGGCTCCCCCTCCTCCAATGGGGAATGGCCGATACCGGCCTATGTAGTCCACAGTCCCATGCTGGCACCTGTAGGTGCTCAGCGTGGGTTGCCATTCCATGTTCCCCAATTCCTTCAGCCCCCAGTTTGGGGACTCTAATCACGTCCTGAATGGCGTTGAAAGGGTTGAGGTCTGTGATCAGTTCAAGTGGACTCGGGGAATCAATAAGAGTCTGAGGTGTCCTAGATATCTTGGGGGAGCGATATGTTATTCTCTGGGAATAAAGGGAAAagattcttctaaaatattttttaagccacATACTTGTGTaattaaagcattttaataaaaatttcaaacaaagatCATCAAAAGGTCAAGATTAGAGTGTGTAAGCAACTATCTTATCCaggatggttttgtttttttttttttttttttcctgtccaggCAGCTTGGAGCTCACTGAGAAACCACAGAGTTAAATGATTATCCTGTGCCTTCCTGATTAGAAACAGGCTGCTCTCTGCAGTTTGATTAGTCTCGCTCGTAGCTATGGGATTACAGCTTATTAAAACTGACAGTGctatggagggcagggagccgggAAGGTCAAACTTACATGCTGAGCCAGCCACCAGCAAGGCTCTGCCTTTACCTGAAGGTTTTGTGTAATTGgcattcattttaatattctttttcatttctttccctttttttcagcGTTTGGGTCTCATCCTCATTTTACTTacaccttttctctcccttctttcttgggAGAGTCCCTGACTTGTGACCACATGACCCAAAtaacagtgggggaaaaaaaatcgaACCCAGTGTAAGCAACGTAAATTAGGGTAACCATACATCCTTGTTGCCCATAATAGCCCTGTTTTGTGTCTGTGCGTCCAGGCATAATTACCAACGGCACCCTCTTTTACCCTCAAAAGTGCCTTAGTTTGGATGACAAATTATATGGTTACCATAATGAGGGATAGAGATGGTCAGACCAGAGAGCAGGTGCTTTGCTTCATCTAAACTGGAACAGCTGCTACCCACCTCTAACCAATCGCTGCTGTGGATCCACTGCTGTCAAATCTTCCAGTGTCTCAGCGAAGACCCAAATCTGGATTTTCAGAAATCGCACAATTTGTAAATGCtggttccattttttaaaaatattctgctaGCCAAACAAATCCTAGGTGTGCTGAGTTTGCAGCCCCTGGTTTAGAATCTGGAGGGAAACCTTTGACatctttagcatttttaaatttctcagtgaCTCatcaaaacatacagaaaaagcaCCTCTGGTTTCTAGCTCCGGCAGCTGATTACAGATTCCCAGATTAAGAGATCCCCACATTGTCCCAACTCCATGGCAGGATCCCCCGAGAACAACTAGCACCATTCTAAATCTgctcaaagggaaaagaaagcatcATCCTGTTCAGccaattttatggatgagaacTGTGAGCCCTGGAGAACGAAGACCAGCAGTCAGTAGGTCTTTCAAGGAGTTTAAACAGACACACGTTTCTTTCCAGTTACCACTTTGGCTCTCCTACATCATCCTGTATTTTCTGCTGAGTGGTGGCCTTCCAGGGTCAGCAGTGATTGCCCAGAACTTACTTTCCAATGATTCTGACTCACAAAGCCAGCTGGGACCGGGACATACGGGCTCCTATTGCACCTTCCAGCATTAATAGCAACAGGCCTAACACAGTGAGGGTGCAATTACAGTTTGTCAAGTGAACGAATATTCTTGTAGCTGTTGAGGCATCCTCTTCGGATTGTAGCCAGCTGAACACTGGTTAGAAGTGACTCGCACAGCAGTGCATGGTAGGACCTAGGCTGAATGTCTCATCAGTGGTGGTTTTATGTCTCTCTATGCTAGGCAGGCTCCCAGTGACCtggcacatttttttccttcttttacttggTTCGCTTTGTACCATTAGCATCTCCTAGTGCTGGCCTCAAAGCAATTTCCTCTGCTTTGACAAGAGGAACTCACAGTgaacttttcttttgttctcattcCTCACCATGCACTTTGAGACCAGGCTGAAGTTGCCAAGGAGTTCAAACGACCCGTGGTTCTGCCGGTATGATTCAGAGGGATTAGCACATCCTCTCTGCACACTGTCCCTGATGTTCGCCTCCTTCCCTGAACTGCTGTCCCCTGCTGTCTGCTCCTTTGTCTGAGAAgcatattttctcttattatcaCCTAGTTCCCTGCCTGTTTCGAATGGCTTCAGCTCGCCTCCTAATGAAATCAAGATGTTGCTATTAATGGTCTTCTCTTTCCTAACAGCTTAGAGTCACTTCCTTTTGTTTagtcctttttcccttccctcccaaacCACACACTCATCtctgtttcaaataaaaatttcctaaCCCTTTCATAACTACTGCTTTATAGCTGCTAGCAATAAGGCACAAGAGGGAGGAGATAAAAGTAAGTGGCGAGAACCCAgaaggtgagggggtgagggatCCTCCAATAATTGAGAAACAGGGCAAGCGTCTTTAGGAGGCTTCTTGTATGAAGAAATTAGGTCAGATTAGCCCTCCAGACTGAACGTTATAAACCCAGTAGTCTGGTGAAGTTTTCCTGTAGTTTTTACGGATGGAATGGAAAAATGGTTTCCCCTCTGAGGATCTGTTTTCCTTCCAAATAGTTAAAATCTTGTCTAGCAACATCCCAGTATCATTTGCGTTAGCCATAAATCCATTCATAAGATCCAGTGACATAATAGATGTAAGAGTTTCTCAAATCACGCCcccaaaagttaaaatatttacccACATAATCCAGCATTTTCCATTccctacttacttatttttattttggtttaacaTTTGGTTTAACAATAACATTTCCATCATAATTCCATTTATCATTCCCCATGCTGAAGAAAATACAAGCTATGCAAATATCCTCAGTTCTCCCCACATAGTAATTTAcacatcaaaagagaaaaaaagagagtgacaGAATATGTtcgattttttctttttttatcctatGTCTGATTTTGGTTAGACTCTCCAATTTCATGTTGTCTGAGTAGAAAAGTTGCTTATAGTCATGTTGAAAAAGTCAGTTCAACTTTACTTTTCCACTCAAACATTCAGCTATTACCACAAATCCCACGTGTCAAAAAACAGATTTATTCTCTCTCATCAACCACACTAGTTCTCCACTGCAATTTCCTTACCTCTGTCAGTGGCCTCTGTCTTCTAGTCAGTCTGGtagggaaaaatgataaaatggccAACAGGACTGGTAGGGAAATTCCAGTCCCCACCCGAAGACTCcccttccgggttcttcttcctaCGTTGCTTGTTGCGCATGCgcgccaaattactactaatgcggaagtaacagactataaattgtcccccACGCTTGCGCTCCGGCGCTCggggctcagacctctggagagcaatctcctctgagcccactgatgtgaaataaacctcctgccttccaagatgcCCAAGTGCCGCTTGGTTCTTCCGCCGGGTGATCCAGAGCAGGTTCCATAACATTCGGTTCCCTGACCAGGAAACCCAACCGCgctggcccattgttgccaccCGTTTGGGAAAATGGTGAGGCGATGATGGAACGAGGAATCGCAGTGGAGAAGGTGCTCCCTGCCTGATATGCGTCATTCTCCCACTCTGTCGCCTCAGGCTGGCCCCACCCTGCTGTTCCCGCTGGGCTCGAGGGGACTTGGCAGGTGAGGACCTGGACCTGTCATCGGATACTGGTAAGGCCTAGGGCCCCTGACCCGGTCAGACCCACCCGTCAAGGTGGA
The Panthera tigris isolate Pti1 chromosome C2, P.tigris_Pti1_mat1.1, whole genome shotgun sequence genome window above contains:
- the QTRT2 gene encoding queuine tRNA-ribosyltransferase accessory subunit 2 isoform X3, with the protein product MPESLLYCSLHDPVSPCPAGYVTNKSVSVWGVGGRVEMTASKFMAIQQALQPDWFQCLSDGEASCEEATSIKRARKSVDRSLLFLDNCLRLQEESEVLRKSTIIGVIEGGDVMEERLRSARETAKRPVGGFLLDGFQGNPTTLETRLYLLSSVTAELPEDKPRLICGVSRPDEVLECIERGVDLFESFFPYQVTERGCALTFSFDYQPNPEETLSQQNGTQEEIKYADQTKKIKTTSCNQEITSFEINLKEKKYQEDFDPLVRGCSCYCCKNHTRAYIHHLLVTNELLAGVLLMMHNFEHYFGFFHSIREALRSDRLAQLKELIRRQAS